The following proteins are co-located in the Macadamia integrifolia cultivar HAES 741 chromosome 3, SCU_Mint_v3, whole genome shotgun sequence genome:
- the LOC122072884 gene encoding 18S rRNA aminocarboxypropyltransferase-like isoform X2 produces MGYGKGKRIRNHHSHREQSSSSRDHSSEYSHDGCIPADQANEEESPVPKVQLAMWDFGQCDSKKCTGRKLSRFGLLKELRVSNGFGGIVLSPVGKQCVSREDQLLMKRKGLAVVDCSWACLSDVPFVKLRCAAPRLCMKSTLPWLVAANPVNYGRPCQLSCVEALSAALIICGEAETANLLLDKFKWGHAFLSLNRQLLKAYSECANSADVISVQNAWLSQSPRVPQPYPEADGSGAVEDSGHLSGDAESDYDSEDGLPPLEKNLNHLHFEQSEDESE; encoded by the exons ATGGGTTACGGCAAGGGGAAGAGAATCAGAAACCACCACTCCCATCGGGAACAATCCAGTAGTAGCCGGGATCATTCAAG TGAATACTCTCATGATGGATGTATCCCAGCAGATCAAG CAAATGAAGAAGAGTCTCCAGTTCCAAAAGTTCAGCTTGCAATGTGG GATTTTGGACAATGTGATTCAAAAAAATGCACGGGGCGCAAGCTTTCAAGATTTGGATTGCTGAAA GAGTTGCGTGTGAGTAATGGCTTTGGGGGCATTGTTTTGAG TCCTGTTGGGAAGCAATGTGTCTCGAGGGAAGACCAACTTTTAATGAAGAGAAAAGGGCTTGCTGTGGTAGATTGCTCATGGGCATGCTTGAGTGATGTACCATTTGTGAAGCTTCGTTGTGCTGCTCCTCGTCTTTGTATGAAATCCACAC TACCATGGTTGGTGGCAGCAAATCCAGTAAATTATGGTCGGCCGTGTCAACTGTCTTGCGTGGAAGCATTATCAGCAGCTTTAATTATATG TGGAGAAGCAGAAACAGCTAATCTGCTGCTGGACAAATTTAAGTGGGGTCATGCATTCTTGTCTCTAAACAG GCAACTACTTAAGGCATATTCAGAATGTGCAAACAGTGCTGATGTTATTTCTGTTCAAAATGCTTGGCTCTCTCAGAGCCCAAGAGTTCCACAACCTTATCCAGAAGCAGATG GTTCTGGTGCTGTGGAGGACTCGGGACATCTCAGTGGAGATGCTGAGTCTGATTATGATTCTGAAGATGGACTTCCACCCCTTGAAAAGAATTTAAATCACTTGCACTTTGAGCAAAGTGAGGATGAAAGTGAGTGA
- the LOC122074405 gene encoding MICOS complex subunit MIC60 isoform X2: MKIPCSPSLLARDFPATLSILESGQGKERVYPAILQPSKFEPQEKVFNGGKLSIKSKVAAAGLAHLAPSPALSQTSTMMRRCILEFSSSRSVRRIPRQITTQKPFWLISRKELSVASQQNASQRAGSAGKPPESGSNISKVVIGSIAVGAVVVAAYQTGYLGQPPFKDYFSIETKYGGDNEIPKGTESLGEQVFHKNNQGTTGSRTDVGHIGENNEVHLDLPTSQDLRTKEDVNQVQDKVEVSPVEDTIPVQEKEFPSSHQDSITVDSLSPHSDEFPSSHQDSTTLDGQSPHSDISVEEGSDLKNIGNGFTHAEASKEHNKGDDTAPIFPDTKAVPEEAESKTTPVHQLSTNDIPEASLGVTDDLKNAYISEDGKLVLDFLEAIHAAEKTQAELDARVFTEERRTLKEKYEKELKDARARELMYAEEAAILDKELNKEKAKNLANIKSLQEKAEENLKMELERKENEVELQLKKVQELAKAELAAAIASEKASQIEKMAEANLNINALCMAFYARSEEARQTHSVHRLALGALALEDALAKGLPIQTEINVLHAHLEGIDKDSLLGLVLSSLPEETLKAGADTQLQLNEKFDSLKGLLRHYSLIPSGGGGILAHSLAHVASWLKVKEDQSGDGIESVISRVESFLAEGKLAEAAEALEQGVHDSQAEEIVGDWVRRARNRAITEQALSLLQSYATSLSLTY; this comes from the exons atgaaaattcccTGCAGTCCCTCCTTGTTAGCGAGGGATTTTCCAGCAACACTGTCGATTCTGGAATCTGGacaagggaaagagagagtCTACCCTGCAATTTTGCAGCCTTCGAAGTTCGAACCTCAAGAAAAAGTCTTCAATGGGGGGAAGTTATCAATAAAATCAAAAGTAGCAGCAGCTGGACTCGCCCACCTCGCTCCATCTCCAGCTTTATCCCAGACATCGACGATGATGCGAAG GTGCATTTTAGAGTTTTCTAGCAGCAGATCTGTAAGGCGGATCCCTAGGCAGATTACAACCCAG AAACCATTTTGGCTTATTTCGAGAAAAGAATTGTCAGTTGCATCTCAACAAAATGCATCACAAAGAGCTGGTTCCGCAGGCAAACCACCTGAATCAGGGAGTAATATCTCAAAAGTTGTCATTGGAAGTATTGCAGTTGGTGCTGTTGTCGTGGCAGCTTATCAAACTGGCTATTTAGGTCAACCTCCTTTCAAAGATTATTTTTCTATAGAGACTAAGTATGGCGGTGATAATGAAATTCCGAAGGGCACTGAAAGTTTAGGAGAACAAGTTTTTCATAAAAACAATCAAGGGACAACCGGTTCAAGAACTGACGTGGGACATATTGGCGAAAACAATGAGGTTCACCTGGATCTTCCTACTTCTCAGGATCTGAGAACAAAGGAAGATGTAAACCAGGTCCAGGATAAAGTGGAAGTGTCACCTGTGGAAGATACAATTCCTGTTCAAGAGAAAGAATTTCCAAGTTCTCATCAAGATAGTATCACAGTTGATAGTCTAAGTCCTCATTCTGATGAATTTCCAAGTTCTCATCAAGATAGTACCACACTTGATGGTCAAAGTCCTCATTCTGATATATCAGTTGAAGAAGGTTCTGATTTGAAAAACATTGGAAATGGTTTTACGCATGCAGAAGCTAGCAAGGAACATAACAAGGGAGATGACACTGCACCTATTTTTCCTGACacaaaggcagttcctgaagaAGCTGAGAGTAAAACAACTCCAGTTCATCAGCTTTCCACAAATGACATTCCAGAG GCTTCATTAGGAGTGACTGATGATTTGAAGAATGCTTACATTTCTGAGGATGGGAAGTTGGTTCTTGATTTCTTAGAAGCTATTCATGCTGCGGAAAAAACGCAAGCAGAGTTGGATGCTCGTGTTTTTACTGAAGAAAGGAGGACGTTGAAG GAAAAGTATGAGAAAGAACTAAAGGATGCACGGGCTAGGGAGCTTATGTATGCCGAAGAGGCAGCGATATTGGATAAG gagttaaacaaagaaaaagcaaagaatCTAGCTAATATCAAGTCACTTCAAGAAAAAGCAGAAGAGAATCTTAAGATGGAACTGGAACGCAAG GAAAACGAAGTAGAATTGCAGCTGAAGAAGGTTCAGGAGTTGGCAAAAGCAGAACTGGCTGCAGCTATTGCAAGTGAGAAAGCATCACAGATTGAAAAAATGGCAGAAGCAAATCTGAAT ATAAATGCCTTATGCATGGCATTTTATGCTCGATCCGAAGAGGCTCGCCAAACTCACTCTGTTCACAGGCTTGCACTG GGAGCCCTTGCATTGGAAGATGCACTAGCTAAAGGATTGCCAATTCAGACTGAAATAAATGTTTTGCACGCTCATCTAGAAGGCATTGATAAAGACTCACTTCTAGGTTTGGTCCTTTCATCTCTCCCAGAAGAAACACTGAAGGCTGGAGCAGATACTCAATTGCAATTGAATGAGAAG TTTGATTCCTTGAAAGGTTTGCTGCGGCATTACAGTCTCATCCCATCAGGTGGTGGTGGCATCTTGGCTCATTCTTTAGCTCATGTTGCATCTTGGTTAAAG GTGAAAGAAGATCAATCTGGTGATGGAATTGAGTCTGTTATCAGTAGAGTTGAGAGCTTCTTGGCCGAAGGGAAGCTTGCTGAAGCAGCAGAAGCCCTTGAGCAAGGGGTCCATGACAGCCAAGCAGAGGAAATTGTTGGTGATTGGGTGAGACGAGCAAGGAACAGGGCAATCACCGAGCAAGCACTATCCCTTCTTCAATCTTATGCTACTTCCTTGAGCCTTACATATTGA
- the LOC122072884 gene encoding 18S rRNA aminocarboxypropyltransferase-like isoform X5, whose protein sequence is MGYGKGKRIRNHHSHREQSSSSRDHSSEYSHDGCIPADQANEEESPVPKVQLAMWELRVSNGFGGIVLSPVGKQCVSREDQLLMKRKGLAVVDCSWACLSDVPFVKLRCAAPRLCMKSTLPWLVAANPVNYGRPCQLSCVEALSAALIICGEAETANLLLDKFKWGHAFLSLNRQLLKAYSECANSADVISVQNAWLSQSPRVPQPYPEADGSGAVEDSGHLSGDAESDYDSEDGLPPLEKNLNHLHFEQSEDESE, encoded by the exons ATGGGTTACGGCAAGGGGAAGAGAATCAGAAACCACCACTCCCATCGGGAACAATCCAGTAGTAGCCGGGATCATTCAAG TGAATACTCTCATGATGGATGTATCCCAGCAGATCAAG CAAATGAAGAAGAGTCTCCAGTTCCAAAAGTTCAGCTTGCAATGTGG GAGTTGCGTGTGAGTAATGGCTTTGGGGGCATTGTTTTGAG TCCTGTTGGGAAGCAATGTGTCTCGAGGGAAGACCAACTTTTAATGAAGAGAAAAGGGCTTGCTGTGGTAGATTGCTCATGGGCATGCTTGAGTGATGTACCATTTGTGAAGCTTCGTTGTGCTGCTCCTCGTCTTTGTATGAAATCCACAC TACCATGGTTGGTGGCAGCAAATCCAGTAAATTATGGTCGGCCGTGTCAACTGTCTTGCGTGGAAGCATTATCAGCAGCTTTAATTATATG TGGAGAAGCAGAAACAGCTAATCTGCTGCTGGACAAATTTAAGTGGGGTCATGCATTCTTGTCTCTAAACAG GCAACTACTTAAGGCATATTCAGAATGTGCAAACAGTGCTGATGTTATTTCTGTTCAAAATGCTTGGCTCTCTCAGAGCCCAAGAGTTCCACAACCTTATCCAGAAGCAGATG GTTCTGGTGCTGTGGAGGACTCGGGACATCTCAGTGGAGATGCTGAGTCTGATTATGATTCTGAAGATGGACTTCCACCCCTTGAAAAGAATTTAAATCACTTGCACTTTGAGCAAAGTGAGGATGAAAGTGAGTGA
- the LOC122072884 gene encoding 18S rRNA aminocarboxypropyltransferase-like isoform X4: MGYGKGKRIRNHHSHREQSSSSRDHSSEYSHDGCIPADQAAANEEESPVPKVQLAMWELRVSNGFGGIVLSPVGKQCVSREDQLLMKRKGLAVVDCSWACLSDVPFVKLRCAAPRLCMKSTLPWLVAANPVNYGRPCQLSCVEALSAALIICGEAETANLLLDKFKWGHAFLSLNRQLLKAYSECANSADVISVQNAWLSQSPRVPQPYPEADGSGAVEDSGHLSGDAESDYDSEDGLPPLEKNLNHLHFEQSEDESE; encoded by the exons ATGGGTTACGGCAAGGGGAAGAGAATCAGAAACCACCACTCCCATCGGGAACAATCCAGTAGTAGCCGGGATCATTCAAG TGAATACTCTCATGATGGATGTATCCCAGCAGATCAAG CTGCAGCAAATGAAGAAGAGTCTCCAGTTCCAAAAGTTCAGCTTGCAATGTGG GAGTTGCGTGTGAGTAATGGCTTTGGGGGCATTGTTTTGAG TCCTGTTGGGAAGCAATGTGTCTCGAGGGAAGACCAACTTTTAATGAAGAGAAAAGGGCTTGCTGTGGTAGATTGCTCATGGGCATGCTTGAGTGATGTACCATTTGTGAAGCTTCGTTGTGCTGCTCCTCGTCTTTGTATGAAATCCACAC TACCATGGTTGGTGGCAGCAAATCCAGTAAATTATGGTCGGCCGTGTCAACTGTCTTGCGTGGAAGCATTATCAGCAGCTTTAATTATATG TGGAGAAGCAGAAACAGCTAATCTGCTGCTGGACAAATTTAAGTGGGGTCATGCATTCTTGTCTCTAAACAG GCAACTACTTAAGGCATATTCAGAATGTGCAAACAGTGCTGATGTTATTTCTGTTCAAAATGCTTGGCTCTCTCAGAGCCCAAGAGTTCCACAACCTTATCCAGAAGCAGATG GTTCTGGTGCTGTGGAGGACTCGGGACATCTCAGTGGAGATGCTGAGTCTGATTATGATTCTGAAGATGGACTTCCACCCCTTGAAAAGAATTTAAATCACTTGCACTTTGAGCAAAGTGAGGATGAAAGTGAGTGA
- the LOC122072884 gene encoding 18S rRNA aminocarboxypropyltransferase-like isoform X3 — protein MGYGKGKRIRNHHSHREQSSSSRDHSSEYSHDGCIPADQAAANEEESPVPKVQLAMWDFGQCDSKKCTGRKLSRFGLLKELRVSNGFGGIVLSPVGKQCVSREDQLLMKRKGLAVVDCSWACLSDVPFVKLRCAAPRLLPWLVAANPVNYGRPCQLSCVEALSAALIICGEAETANLLLDKFKWGHAFLSLNRQLLKAYSECANSADVISVQNAWLSQSPRVPQPYPEADGSGAVEDSGHLSGDAESDYDSEDGLPPLEKNLNHLHFEQSEDESE, from the exons ATGGGTTACGGCAAGGGGAAGAGAATCAGAAACCACCACTCCCATCGGGAACAATCCAGTAGTAGCCGGGATCATTCAAG TGAATACTCTCATGATGGATGTATCCCAGCAGATCAAG CTGCAGCAAATGAAGAAGAGTCTCCAGTTCCAAAAGTTCAGCTTGCAATGTGG GATTTTGGACAATGTGATTCAAAAAAATGCACGGGGCGCAAGCTTTCAAGATTTGGATTGCTGAAA GAGTTGCGTGTGAGTAATGGCTTTGGGGGCATTGTTTTGAG TCCTGTTGGGAAGCAATGTGTCTCGAGGGAAGACCAACTTTTAATGAAGAGAAAAGGGCTTGCTGTGGTAGATTGCTCATGGGCATGCTTGAGTGATGTACCATTTGTGAAGCTTCGTTGTGCTGCTCCTCGTCTTT TACCATGGTTGGTGGCAGCAAATCCAGTAAATTATGGTCGGCCGTGTCAACTGTCTTGCGTGGAAGCATTATCAGCAGCTTTAATTATATG TGGAGAAGCAGAAACAGCTAATCTGCTGCTGGACAAATTTAAGTGGGGTCATGCATTCTTGTCTCTAAACAG GCAACTACTTAAGGCATATTCAGAATGTGCAAACAGTGCTGATGTTATTTCTGTTCAAAATGCTTGGCTCTCTCAGAGCCCAAGAGTTCCACAACCTTATCCAGAAGCAGATG GTTCTGGTGCTGTGGAGGACTCGGGACATCTCAGTGGAGATGCTGAGTCTGATTATGATTCTGAAGATGGACTTCCACCCCTTGAAAAGAATTTAAATCACTTGCACTTTGAGCAAAGTGAGGATGAAAGTGAGTGA
- the LOC122072884 gene encoding 18S rRNA aminocarboxypropyltransferase-like isoform X1 gives MGYGKGKRIRNHHSHREQSSSSRDHSSEYSHDGCIPADQAAANEEESPVPKVQLAMWDFGQCDSKKCTGRKLSRFGLLKELRVSNGFGGIVLSPVGKQCVSREDQLLMKRKGLAVVDCSWACLSDVPFVKLRCAAPRLCMKSTLPWLVAANPVNYGRPCQLSCVEALSAALIICGEAETANLLLDKFKWGHAFLSLNRQLLKAYSECANSADVISVQNAWLSQSPRVPQPYPEADGSGAVEDSGHLSGDAESDYDSEDGLPPLEKNLNHLHFEQSEDESE, from the exons ATGGGTTACGGCAAGGGGAAGAGAATCAGAAACCACCACTCCCATCGGGAACAATCCAGTAGTAGCCGGGATCATTCAAG TGAATACTCTCATGATGGATGTATCCCAGCAGATCAAG CTGCAGCAAATGAAGAAGAGTCTCCAGTTCCAAAAGTTCAGCTTGCAATGTGG GATTTTGGACAATGTGATTCAAAAAAATGCACGGGGCGCAAGCTTTCAAGATTTGGATTGCTGAAA GAGTTGCGTGTGAGTAATGGCTTTGGGGGCATTGTTTTGAG TCCTGTTGGGAAGCAATGTGTCTCGAGGGAAGACCAACTTTTAATGAAGAGAAAAGGGCTTGCTGTGGTAGATTGCTCATGGGCATGCTTGAGTGATGTACCATTTGTGAAGCTTCGTTGTGCTGCTCCTCGTCTTTGTATGAAATCCACAC TACCATGGTTGGTGGCAGCAAATCCAGTAAATTATGGTCGGCCGTGTCAACTGTCTTGCGTGGAAGCATTATCAGCAGCTTTAATTATATG TGGAGAAGCAGAAACAGCTAATCTGCTGCTGGACAAATTTAAGTGGGGTCATGCATTCTTGTCTCTAAACAG GCAACTACTTAAGGCATATTCAGAATGTGCAAACAGTGCTGATGTTATTTCTGTTCAAAATGCTTGGCTCTCTCAGAGCCCAAGAGTTCCACAACCTTATCCAGAAGCAGATG GTTCTGGTGCTGTGGAGGACTCGGGACATCTCAGTGGAGATGCTGAGTCTGATTATGATTCTGAAGATGGACTTCCACCCCTTGAAAAGAATTTAAATCACTTGCACTTTGAGCAAAGTGAGGATGAAAGTGAGTGA
- the LOC122074405 gene encoding MICOS complex subunit MIC60 isoform X1 codes for MKIPCSPSLLARDFPATLSILESGQGKERVYPAILQPSKFEPQEKVFNGGKLSIKSKVAAAGLAHLAPSPALSQTSTMMRRCILEFSSSRSVRRIPRQITTQKPFWLISRKELSVASQQNASQRAGSAGKPPESGSNISKVVIGSIAVGAVVVAAYQTGYLGQPPFKDYFSIETKYGGDNEIPKGTESLGEQVFHKNNQGTTGSRTDVGHIGENNEVHLDLPTSQDLRTKEDVNQVQDKVEVSPVEDTIPVQEKEFPSSHQDSITVDSLSPHSDEFPSSHQDSTTLDGQSPHSDISVEEGSDLKNIGNGFTHAEASKEHNKGDDTAPIFPDTKAVPEEAESKTTPVHQLSTNDIPEDKLGKDAEPSSALLDAYFLQEKDERKPEISSSGEGYAPFSPKKEASLGVTDDLKNAYISEDGKLVLDFLEAIHAAEKTQAELDARVFTEERRTLKEKYEKELKDARARELMYAEEAAILDKELNKEKAKNLANIKSLQEKAEENLKMELERKENEVELQLKKVQELAKAELAAAIASEKASQIEKMAEANLNINALCMAFYARSEEARQTHSVHRLALGALALEDALAKGLPIQTEINVLHAHLEGIDKDSLLGLVLSSLPEETLKAGADTQLQLNEKFDSLKGLLRHYSLIPSGGGGILAHSLAHVASWLKVKEDQSGDGIESVISRVESFLAEGKLAEAAEALEQGVHDSQAEEIVGDWVRRARNRAITEQALSLLQSYATSLSLTY; via the exons atgaaaattcccTGCAGTCCCTCCTTGTTAGCGAGGGATTTTCCAGCAACACTGTCGATTCTGGAATCTGGacaagggaaagagagagtCTACCCTGCAATTTTGCAGCCTTCGAAGTTCGAACCTCAAGAAAAAGTCTTCAATGGGGGGAAGTTATCAATAAAATCAAAAGTAGCAGCAGCTGGACTCGCCCACCTCGCTCCATCTCCAGCTTTATCCCAGACATCGACGATGATGCGAAG GTGCATTTTAGAGTTTTCTAGCAGCAGATCTGTAAGGCGGATCCCTAGGCAGATTACAACCCAG AAACCATTTTGGCTTATTTCGAGAAAAGAATTGTCAGTTGCATCTCAACAAAATGCATCACAAAGAGCTGGTTCCGCAGGCAAACCACCTGAATCAGGGAGTAATATCTCAAAAGTTGTCATTGGAAGTATTGCAGTTGGTGCTGTTGTCGTGGCAGCTTATCAAACTGGCTATTTAGGTCAACCTCCTTTCAAAGATTATTTTTCTATAGAGACTAAGTATGGCGGTGATAATGAAATTCCGAAGGGCACTGAAAGTTTAGGAGAACAAGTTTTTCATAAAAACAATCAAGGGACAACCGGTTCAAGAACTGACGTGGGACATATTGGCGAAAACAATGAGGTTCACCTGGATCTTCCTACTTCTCAGGATCTGAGAACAAAGGAAGATGTAAACCAGGTCCAGGATAAAGTGGAAGTGTCACCTGTGGAAGATACAATTCCTGTTCAAGAGAAAGAATTTCCAAGTTCTCATCAAGATAGTATCACAGTTGATAGTCTAAGTCCTCATTCTGATGAATTTCCAAGTTCTCATCAAGATAGTACCACACTTGATGGTCAAAGTCCTCATTCTGATATATCAGTTGAAGAAGGTTCTGATTTGAAAAACATTGGAAATGGTTTTACGCATGCAGAAGCTAGCAAGGAACATAACAAGGGAGATGACACTGCACCTATTTTTCCTGACacaaaggcagttcctgaagaAGCTGAGAGTAAAACAACTCCAGTTCATCAGCTTTCCACAAATGACATTCCAGAG GATAAACTAGGTAAAGATGCAGAGCCATCAAGTGCCCTTCTTGATGCATATTTTCTACAGgaaaaggatgaaagaaaaCCTGAGATTTCCTCAAGTGGAGAGGGTTATGCACCCTTCTCCCCCAAAAAAGAG GCTTCATTAGGAGTGACTGATGATTTGAAGAATGCTTACATTTCTGAGGATGGGAAGTTGGTTCTTGATTTCTTAGAAGCTATTCATGCTGCGGAAAAAACGCAAGCAGAGTTGGATGCTCGTGTTTTTACTGAAGAAAGGAGGACGTTGAAG GAAAAGTATGAGAAAGAACTAAAGGATGCACGGGCTAGGGAGCTTATGTATGCCGAAGAGGCAGCGATATTGGATAAG gagttaaacaaagaaaaagcaaagaatCTAGCTAATATCAAGTCACTTCAAGAAAAAGCAGAAGAGAATCTTAAGATGGAACTGGAACGCAAG GAAAACGAAGTAGAATTGCAGCTGAAGAAGGTTCAGGAGTTGGCAAAAGCAGAACTGGCTGCAGCTATTGCAAGTGAGAAAGCATCACAGATTGAAAAAATGGCAGAAGCAAATCTGAAT ATAAATGCCTTATGCATGGCATTTTATGCTCGATCCGAAGAGGCTCGCCAAACTCACTCTGTTCACAGGCTTGCACTG GGAGCCCTTGCATTGGAAGATGCACTAGCTAAAGGATTGCCAATTCAGACTGAAATAAATGTTTTGCACGCTCATCTAGAAGGCATTGATAAAGACTCACTTCTAGGTTTGGTCCTTTCATCTCTCCCAGAAGAAACACTGAAGGCTGGAGCAGATACTCAATTGCAATTGAATGAGAAG TTTGATTCCTTGAAAGGTTTGCTGCGGCATTACAGTCTCATCCCATCAGGTGGTGGTGGCATCTTGGCTCATTCTTTAGCTCATGTTGCATCTTGGTTAAAG GTGAAAGAAGATCAATCTGGTGATGGAATTGAGTCTGTTATCAGTAGAGTTGAGAGCTTCTTGGCCGAAGGGAAGCTTGCTGAAGCAGCAGAAGCCCTTGAGCAAGGGGTCCATGACAGCCAAGCAGAGGAAATTGTTGGTGATTGGGTGAGACGAGCAAGGAACAGGGCAATCACCGAGCAAGCACTATCCCTTCTTCAATCTTATGCTACTTCCTTGAGCCTTACATATTGA